The following proteins are encoded in a genomic region of Prunus dulcis unplaced genomic scaffold, ALMONDv2, whole genome shotgun sequence:
- the LOC117613361 gene encoding protein FAR1-RELATED SEQUENCE 5-like, with amino-acid sequence MDAEASKTNGIQGQNSVPNSEGYFAEAESLEETENVPSLQNLGSRTEESTEKSRQFEYDGLNFQNMSIADLSEREFAKVEEAERFYCNYALAIGFSIRRSRLRRSEGGVVMGRQWVCSKEGSRSKKWTNRDDMVRTPRKETRENCHATFAVKYCPNQDAYIVTKFVKEHSHRLANSHEVPFLRSHRCVTESNIAQSMSMRKASIKTNRTYDYMVDQAGGYKKVGFTSKDLYNRMDFERRQVVLDGDAQAAISYMNGKAIADPKFFCMFSVDEENRLANLFWRDSQSLHDYCCFGDVVILDSTYKTNVYDKPLVVFVGVNNHNATTVFGCAFLVDETADTYRWVLRTFLTSMKDKKPVSIVTDGDDAMRVAIDEVFPDAHHRLCTWHIMRNVNTNVNNPEIVREFSYCVHGGLTPVAFEQHWQQMIQTYDLKGDWIEMMYRKRKRWAEAYCSGHFFWWEYHHTTCRGYA; translated from the coding sequence ATGGATGCAGAAGCAAGTAAAACGAATGGAATTCAGGGCCAAAACTCTGTCCCTAACAGTGAAGGTTATTTTGCAGAGGCTGAGTCACTtgaagaaactgaaaatgtCCCATCTTTACAGAATTTGGGTAGTAGAACAGAAGAAAGTACTGAGAAAAGCAGACAGTTTGAGTATGATGGGTTAAACTTCCAAAATATGAGCATTGCTGATTTATCGGAGAGAGAGTTTGCAAAAGTTGAGGAAGCAGAAAGATTTTACTGCAACTATGCTCTTGCAATTGGTTTTAGCATAAGAAGAAGTCGTTTGAGACGTAGCGAGGGTGGGGTTGTGATGGGAAGACAATGGGTGTGCTCAAAAGAAGGGAGTAGATCAAAGAAATGGACGAATAGAGATGATATGGTTCGTACACCAAGGAAAGAGACTAGAGAGAATTGTCACGCTACATTTGCTGTGAAGTATTGTCCTAACCAGGATGCTTATATTGTGACTAAATTTGTAAAGGAGCACAGCCACCGACTTGCTAACTCACATGAGGTGCCTTTTCTTCGTTCGCACCGGTGTGTTACGGAATCTAACATAGCACAATCTATGTCTATGAGAAAAGCCTCTATTAAAACCAATAGGACGTACGACTATATGGTTGACCAAGCAGGTGGATACAAAAAAGTGGGGTTCACCAGTAAGGATCTATATAACAGGATGGATTTCGAGCGTCGACAAGTGGTATTGGATGGTGATGCACAAGCAGCAATAAGCTACATGAATGGCAAGGCAATAGCGGACCCGAAATTTTTTTGCATGTTTAGTGTAGATGAGGAGAATAGATTGGCAAATTTGTTTTGGAGAGACTCTCAATCTCTACACGATTATTGTTGCTTTGGGGATGTGGTGATACTTGATAGCACGTACAAAACCAATGTATATGACAAGCCTTTAGTGGTGTTTGTTGGTGTAAACAACCATAACGCGACTACAGTTTTTGGTTGTGCATTTCTTGTTGATGAGACTGCTGATACATATCGTTGGGTACTCAGAACTTTTTTGACTTCTATGAAGGACAAGAAGCCTGTATCTATTGTCACGGACGGGGATGACGCAATGCGCGTAGCGATTGATGAAGTTTTTCCCGATGCACATCATCGTTTATGTACATGGCACATCATGAGGAATGTGAACACCAATGTGAATAACCCAGAAATAGTAAGGGAGTTTAGCTATTGTGTGCATGGTGGTTTGACACCAGTAGCTTTCGAACAACATTGGCAGCAAATGATACAGACGTATGATCTAAAAGGCGATTGGATCGAGATGATGTACCGTAAACGGAAACGATGGGCTGAAGCATACTGCTCAGGgcattttttttggtgggaatACCACCACACAACGTGTCGAGGGTATGCATAA